Part of the Bacillus andreraoultii genome is shown below.
CCATCGTTAACGCCCCTTTTATTCTATAAATATTGAAGATCTTTAGTCTACTATATAAATTAAATACCCTTTATACCGTAATATCAATATTTTTTCCTTCTAGTGAAATTTTCCTCTTTACATTTCTTCTTCTCTAGTGCAAACTAAGTATTAATTATATATACAAAAGGAGAGATGTACAATGCGTAAAGCTTCAATTGGAAATGTAATCGAATTCAAAGACGGAATGAAAGGAATTGTTGAAAAAGTGAATGAAAACTCCGTCATTGTGAATCTAACATATATGAAGAATTTTCGAGATATGGATTTAGATGAAAGAACCGTTGTTAATCATAAAAATTATACAATAATTGAAGATTAATTGTCATATTAAAATCTCTCTAATTCTTACTATTAGTACCCATCCCCCCACATGAACTCCTGTAGTAATATGTAAGCTATTTTTGTTCACGGAGATGTAAACGGTTACTTTCCGTTTTATCTCCCTCCCTCTGTACTCATCTACATATTTTTCAACTACTATATTCGTATATTCATTTTTGCCTCTTTCAGAATTTATGTTAAAATATACATATGTTTGAAAGGAGTACAGTAATAGATGAAAAAAACGTTCATTGAATGGAAATTTTTATTGGGACTTGTCATAGCCCATATATTAATTTTCTTCGCCTTCAATCAGACGAAAGTTTTTTGGTATATTTTAACAGGATCGATGTTGTTTTTAATCGCTTACTCTATTCTAAATGAAGATATGGAAGATCGATTGTCAGTTGGACGATATTTACTATACGGTATCCTCTCAGGTGCAATAGTTTATGGATTATTTTGGTTAGGCGATACGTTCATAAGATGGATACATCTATCTTATTTTGAAAGACAAGTAACTTCCTTATATAAGCTTTATTCACCATCAGCAATTTGGCATTTTATTGTGTTAGTTCTCATTTTAGTACCCGGAGAAGAGTTCTTCTGGAGAGGTTTTATTTTAAAGCGATTATTAGCTAATAATGCAATTTGGCCAAGTATTATCGTTTCTGCATTATTATATGCAATCGTTCAGTTATACTCCGGTTTTGTCGTCTTATTTTTTGCAGCTTTCATTGGAGGAATCATCTGGGGATATCTTTATGCATGGAAAAGAAGTTTACCGCTTGTCGTTATTTCTCATTTAACCTTTGATTTATTATTATTCGTATTCCTTCCACTTAGATAAAGAAAACTCAGGGTCTCAAGCCTTTAGGCAACCAAAGAGTCTAGAGTTCGCTTGATAAGAAAGAGAGTTTTTCGGTTTTGATGCAACGCTCGAAGCCTTTCTTGTGCGCTAATGCGTATAGAAAAGAAGAAATTGAAGATTTATACTTACCTATTAGCTAAAAAAATGAAAAAGGTGTCCTTCATCCAAAATAATATTGGTTAGAAGGGCACCTTTTTTCTACCGGACAAATAATAACAGTAGAAAAATAAGACTAATATAACCAAATAAAGGATATAAAACCGATAATAATGTTCCATAATCAATTTGACTAATAAAAAATGCAATTGAAAGAATACCGATTCCAATAAACAATGAATGAATTGAAAGTTTCTTTTTCACAAATCGTTCTAATCCATATATATTTCCAATCACTGATGTAAATATTTCACCATAAATAACAATAATAAATAGGAAGTGTAAATAATGAGCTAATTCATTCATCATAACTGCCATTGGAATTTGATAACTAGTAAGTAAAGGTAATTGAACAAGGGTTAAATGACTTGCGATTAATACAATTGTTAAAGCAAGTCCACCTAATACTCCCCCCATCTTTACCGTCCGTTCATCTCCAATCTCTACAGCAGCAGGAACAATCACAGCTGTTGTTAGTGAAATATTAAAGGCTGCATAAGCAAAGCTATTAATTACAGCTCTCCATTGAAATTCGGTTCCCTCAAGTACATTTTTCCCAAAATCAGGTAATTGAAAAGAAAGATAGGCNAGTGCAAACTAAGTATTAATTATATATACAAAAGGAGAGATGTACAATGCGTAAAGCTTCAATTGGAAATGTAATCGAATTCAAAGACGGAATGAAAGGAATTGTTGAAAAAGTGAATGAAAACTCCGTCATTGTGAATCTAACATATATGAAGAATTTTCGAGATATGGATTTAGATGAAAGAACCGTTGTTAATCATAAAAATTATACAATAATTGAAGATTAATTGTCATATTAAAATCTCTCTAATTCTTACTATTAGTACCCATCCCCCCACATGAACTCCTGTAGTAATATGTAAGCTATTTTTGTTCACGGAGATGTAAACGGTTACTTTCCGTTTTATCTCCCTCCCTCTGTACTCATCTACATATTTTTCAACTACTATATTCGTATATTCATTTTTGCCTCTTTCAGAATTTATGTTAAAATATACATATGTTTGAAAGGAGTACAGTAATAGATGAAAAAAACGTTCATTGAATGGAAATTTTTATTGGGACTTGTCATAGCCCATATATTAATTTTCTTCGCCTTCAATCAGACGAAAGTTTTTTGGTATATTTTAACAGGATCGATGTTGTTTTTAATCGCTTACTCTATTCTAAATGAAGATATGGAAGATCGATTGTCAGTTGGACGATATTTACTATACGGTATCCTCTCAGGTGCAATAGTTTATGGATTATTTTGGTTAGGCGATACGTTCATAAGATGGATACATCTATCTTATTTTGAAAGACAAGTAACTTCCTTATATAAGCTTTATTCACCATCAGCAATTTGGCATTTTATTGTGTTAGTTCTCATTTTAGTACCCGGAGAAGAGTTCTTCTGGAGAGGTTTTATTTTAAAGCGATTATTAGCTAATAATGCAATTTGGCCAAGTATTATCGTTTCTGCATTATTATATGCAATCGTTCAGTTATACTCCGGTTTTGTCGTCTTATTTTTTGCAGCTTTCATTGGAGGAATCATCTGGGGATATCTTTATGCATGGAAAAGAAGTTTACCGCTTGTCGTTATTTCTCATTTAACCTTTGATTTATTATTATTCGTATTCCTTCCACTTAGATAAAGAAAACTCAGGGTCTCAAGCCTTTAGGCAACCAAAGAGTCTAGAGTTCGCTTGATAAGAAAGAGAGTTTTTCGGTTTTGATGCAACGCTCGAAGCCTTTCTTGTGCGCTAATGCGTATAGAAAAGAAGAAATTGAAGATTTATACTTACCTATTAGCTAAAAAAATGAAAAAGGTGTCCTTCATCCAAAATAATATTGGTTAGAAGGGCACCTTTTTTCTACCGGACAAATAATAACAGTAGAAAAATAAGACTAATATAACCAAATAAAGGATATAAAACCGATAATAATGTTCCATAATCAATTTGACTAATAAAAAATGCAATTGAAAGAATACCGATTCCAATAAACAATGAATGAATTGAAAGTTTCTTTTTCACAAATCGTTCTAATCCATATATATTTCCAATCACTGATGTAAATATTTCACCATAAATAACAATAATAAATAGGAAGTGTAAATAATGAGCTAATTCATTCATCATAACTGCCATTGGAATTTGATAACTAGTAAGTAAAGGTAATTGAACAAGGGTTAAATGACTTGCGATTAATACAATTGTTAAAGCAAGTCCACCTAATACTCCCCCCATCTTTACCGTCCGTTCATCTCCAATCTCTACAGCAGCAGGAACAATCACAGCTGTTGTTAGTGAAATATTAAAGGCTGCATAAGCAAAGCTATTAATTACAGCTCTCCATTGAAATTCGGTTCCCTCAAGTACATTTTTCCCAAAATCAGGTAATTGAAAAGAAAGATAGGCTAGCAGTAAACTAAAGCAAATTAATATGGGAACGACAAGCGTATTTACGAAAACGAGCCCCCTTGTCCCAACAATAAGTACAATTAACGCCAAAAAAATAGTAATGAGAATACCAGTCACTTTAGGTAACTGTAAATGTTCTTGAAATACACTTCCAGCTCCACTTAGCATGACCGAGGTCACGCCAATTAACATGACACACATAATGACATTAATAATAGGGGTGGCGTAAGAACCAAAAATATGTACATTTAATTGATGAAAACTTTTTGCATGTAAGCGGATTGATAGTATCATAATTTTTACACCAAAGCCGATAAAACAGAGACCTGAAATGATAATTCCCATTAGCCCCATAAATCCGTATTGGGAAAAAAATTCAACAATTTCTTTTCCCGTTGCAAAACCAGCCCCAACAATTGTTCCAACATAGACAGAGGCTAATTGAAATGACTTTTTCCAATCCAATATACTCCCTCCTCCCTTCATCTTATGCAAGGGTGGACAAGGAAAGAACGGTGGAACCTTTTTCAAAATTTGTTAAAGATTTTTTGATCAAAATACTTGAAAGTCAAAGAAGGTCAAACTATAATAAAGTCAGAAGGTCAAAGATAGTCAAGGTCAAATAAAAAGACAATTGTTCAAACCTTATCACTTGAAGGAGGTTTTATATATGTTATGTCAAAAATGTCATAAAAACGAAGCCAACATTCATTTACAAATGTACATTAATGGACAACAAACCGAATATGCATTATGTCAAACCTGTTATAAAGAAGAACAAGAAAAATTTGGAAACTCATTGAAGAACTTTATGGGGAATACAAACCCACTTTATGAAATGTTTGGTGGTGCCTCTCCATTCGATAATATCTTCAATAATCAAAACGGAGTAAAAACACAAACAGTCCAAAGTTCTGGAGGTCGTGGAGGCTTTCTAGATCAATATGGTAAAAACTTAACAATAGAAGCACAAAATGGAAAAATTGATCCAGTAATTGGTCGAGATGATGAAATAAAGAAAGTCATTGAAATATTGAACCGTCGGAATAAAAATAATCCTGTGTTGATTGGTGAGCCTGGGGTTGGTAAGACTGCTGTTGTCGAAGGATTAGCTCTTAAAATCTCGACAGGTGATGTTCCAATGAAATTAAAAGGAAAACAAGTTTATTTGTTAGATGTAGCTTCACTTGTGGCAAACACGGGTATTCGCGGTCAATTTGAAGAAAGAATGAAACAATTAATCGCTGAATTGCAACAACGGACAGATGTTATCCTCTTCATTGATGAGATTCATTTAATTGTTGGGGCTGGTTCTGCGGAAGGTTCAATGGACGCCGGGAACATTTTAAAACCAGCACTTGCTCGTGGTGAATTTCAATTAATTGGCGCGACAACATTGAAAGAATATCGCCAAATAGAAAAAGACGCTGCCCTTGAACGAAGATTCCAACCTGTTCAAGTTCATGAACCAACAGTCGACGAAGCTACAACAATTTTGATGGGTCTAAGAGCGAAATATGAAGAGTATCATCAAGTAAAATTTACAGATGAAGCAGTTCGCGCTTGTGTAACACTTTCACACCGATACATTCAAGACCGTTACTTACCTGATAAAGCAATTGATTTGTTAGATGAAGCTGGTTCTAAAATGAATCTAGCATCAAAAACACTAACTCCAGCATATATTGAAAAACGATTAAGTCAAATTGCTGAAGAAAAAAGAAAAGCTCTACAAGCTGAAAACTATGAACTCGCTGCAAAACTTCGCGATGAAGAACAAACATTGGAAAAAGAACGCGGAGTAGTAAAAGAAGCAACGACACCAATCGTAAATGTTGATTTAATTCAACAAATTGTAGAAGAGAAGACTGGCATTCCCGTTGGCAAAATCCAAGCAGATGAACAACTAAGGTTAAAAAACATCGCGGACACCTTAAATTCGAAAGTTATCGGGCAAAACGAAGCTGTACAACAAGTTGCAAAAGCAATTCGTCGAAGTCGTGCCGGTTTAAAAGCAAAAAACCGTCCAATTGGCTCCTTCTTATTCGTAGGTCCAACTGGTGTCGGAAAAACAGAGCTTGCAAAAACACTTGCTGAAGAGTTATTTGGTACACGAGATGCAATGATTCGACTCGACATGAGTGA
Proteins encoded:
- a CDS encoding YkvS family protein, translated to MRKASIGNVIEFKDGMKGIVEKVNENSVIVNLTYMKNFRDMDLDERTVVNHKNYTIIED
- a CDS encoding CPBP family intramembrane glutamic endopeptidase, whose product is MKKTFIEWKFLLGLVIAHILIFFAFNQTKVFWYILTGSMLFLIAYSILNEDMEDRLSVGRYLLYGILSGAIVYGLFWLGDTFIRWIHLSYFERQVTSLYKLYSPSAIWHFIVLVLILVPGEEFFWRGFILKRLLANNAIWPSIIVSALLYAIVQLYSGFVVLFFAAFIGGIIWGYLYAWKRSLPLVVISHLTFDLLLFVFLPLR
- a CDS encoding YkvI family membrane protein, which encodes MDWKKSFQLASVYVGTIVGAGFATGKEIVEFFSQYGFMGLMGIIISGLCFIGFGVKIMILSIRLHAKSFHQLNVHIFGSYATPIINVIMCVMLIGVTSVMLSGAGSVFQEHLQLPKVTGILITIFLALIVLIVGTRGLVFVNTLVVPILICFSLLLAYLSFQLPDFGKNVLEGTEFQWRAVINSFAYAAFNISLTTAVIVPAAVEIGDERTVKMGGVLGGLALTIVLIASHLTLVQLPLLTSYQIPMAVMMNELAHYLHFLFIIVIYGEIFTSVIGNIYGLERFVKKKLSIHSLFIGIGILSIAFFISQIDYGTLLSVLYPLFGYISLIFLLLLFVR
- a CDS encoding ATP-dependent Clp protease ATP-binding subunit, giving the protein MLCQKCHKNEANIHLQMYINGQQTEYALCQTCYKEEQEKFGNSLKNFMGNTNPLYEMFGGASPFDNIFNNQNGVKTQTVQSSGGRGGFLDQYGKNLTIEAQNGKIDPVIGRDDEIKKVIEILNRRNKNNPVLIGEPGVGKTAVVEGLALKISTGDVPMKLKGKQVYLLDVASLVANTGIRGQFEERMKQLIAELQQRTDVILFIDEIHLIVGAGSAEGSMDAGNILKPALARGEFQLIGATTLKEYRQIEKDAALERRFQPVQVHEPTVDEATTILMGLRAKYEEYHQVKFTDEAVRACVTLSHRYIQDRYLPDKAIDLLDEAGSKMNLASKTLTPAYIEKRLSQIAEEKRKALQAENYELAAKLRDEEQTLEKERGVVKEATTPIVNVDLIQQIVEEKTGIPVGKIQADEQLRLKNIADTLNSKVIGQNEAVQQVAKAIRRSRAGLKAKNRPIGSFLFVGPTGVGKTELAKTLAEELFGTRDAMIRLDMSEYMEKHSVSKLIGSPPGYVGHEEAGQLTEKVRRNPYSLILLDEVEKAHPDVLHMFLQILDDGRLTDSQGRTVSFKDTVIIMTSNAGQHIKDIRVGFGASDEADESSVLDQLRNYFKPEFLNRFDSIVQFKSLEKEHLMHIVDLMLKEVNDQLRDENKTIHVDSAVKEKLVDLGYNPAFGARPLRRTIQEQLEDKIADYVLDHPDVEKLQARLVNGEIHVIEAE